The Paramicrobacterium fandaimingii DNA segment GGCGCCGCACCATACGGCGACTGCTGCTTCGATCGTTGGGGGCGGGAGCGGAACGATCCGACCCGGCGCGGCGGCCCGAGCGGTGAACGGTGTTCTCTTTCTCGACGAAGCCCCCGAGTTTGCTCGCACCGTTCTCGATGCACTCAGGCAACCGCTGGAGAACGGCATCATCACCATTCACCGGGCGAATTCCGTTGCCCGTTTTCCTGGGCGGTTTCAACTCGTCATCGCGGCCAACCCCTGCCCGTGCGGGCAATACGGATCCGCGGATGGCTCGTGCACGTGTCCTCCGGCATCCATCCGCCGATATTTGGGGAGACTGTCGGGGCCGCTGCGTGACCGCGTCGATATCCATATGAATATCCCGCGCGTCTCCACGGCACATCTGCGTGGGGCGCACCCGGCGTCAGCGCGTCGGTCGAGTGATGTGAGAGAGCGGGTTGCGGCCGCGCGAGCCCGTGCAGCGGAGCGGCTGAGAGAAACACCGTGGGCCCGAAACTCGGAGGTCACCGGAGCCTGGCTGCGCGGCGACGGCGCGCTTCCCCGCAGCGTCACTGCGGTGATCGATCGAGCGCTGGAACGCGGCGGGCTCACAATGCGCGGCTATGACAGGGTTCTGCGCGTTGCGTGGAGCGTGAGCGACCTTGCTGAATCGCCGAGGCCCACAGCAGAGCATGTCGGCACGGCGCTGTATCTGAGAAAGGGAATGACGACGTGATGACTCCAGACGATGTCGGCAACAATGCCCCTGCGATCGAAAACGCTCGAGACGAGGCAGAACGGCGCGCACGCGAGCATTGGCTCGGCATTGTTGAGCCCGGCGACAGTACGGCGCACTCCGTCATCGGCGCACTCGGGGCTTCCACAGCGCTCGAGCTTGTGTCGGCTGGGGCATCTGCCCGCGACATCGTCGACGTTCTCGTGGAGCACGTTGATGCTGGGGCGGAGTTCATTGACGACCTCGTTGATCTCGTCAGCGATGGGCTCAAACGGTGGTCAGGGCGTCTTGGGGCCATTGACGTCGACGCCGTCCGTCGCTCGGCCGCCGCATGCGGAGCGCGATTCGTCATTCCCGCCGATTCAGAGTGGCCATGGGCGCTCGACGATCTGGGGGAGCATGCACCGCTTGGGCTCTGGGTGCGCGGTGCTCTCGGCACCTTTCCCGACAGGTCGGTGGCGCTTGTCGGATCTCGCAATTCGACGGGGTACGGAGAGCACGTCACTGTCGAGATTGCGTCTGGTCTGGTTTCGCGCGGATTGGGAGTGGTTTCAGGCGCAGCGTATGGAATTGATGGGCACGCCCACCGTGCCGCTCTGGCATCGAGAGGTGAGACCATTGCGATTCTTGCCGGGGGCGTCGACCGACCGTATCCCGCGGGGCACACTGAGCTGATCGAACGCGTAGCAACGCACGGTGCACTGATCAGCGAGGTGCCGTGCGGATCGCCGCCGACAAAGTGGCGTTTTCTGCAGCGAAACAGGCTCATAAGCGCTCTGGCAACCGCCACGGTGGTGGTCGAAGCGGGGTGGCGCAGCGGCTCACTCAACACGGCAGCGCATGCTGCAACGCTCGGGCGCCCGCTGGGAGCCGTGCCCGGGCCCGTGACGAGCGCAACATCGGCAGGGTGCCATCGGCTGCTCCGCGACAACGGGGCAACGTGCGTCACCACGGCAGACGACGTCGCCGAGCTTGCCGGTGTCAGCGGTGACGGAGACCTCCTCCAGCCGCTCCGCGACTGGACGCAGACGCGAGTTCTCGACGCGATGACCTCTCGGAGGTCGCGAAGCGTCGATGAGATTGCCACGTTGAGCGGACTCGATCACGACAGCGTCCGCGCGAGTCTTGGCGCGCTCGATGTTCTCGGCGATGTGCGTCATTCAGCGAACGGATGGATCATGTCGTGAGGAGCGAGGAACGGCACCCGTGTGCGCTCGGCTTCGGTTGCGAGAATCGCGGTGCGCCGAGCAGACAATCCTGCACTGCCGGTGGAAACTGTGGTCATGGACATCGCTGCGGCACGAGAGGAGTTCATCGACTACGTGCGCGTCGAACGCAACTTCTCTGCACAGACCGCTCGGGCCTACGCCTCAGATCTGAACGCGTTCGTGCAATGGGCGGCCGCGCGTGCGCTGATCGACACGCGCGACGTTGAACTCGACAACTACCGGGACTGGCTCTGGAAGATGTCGAACGATGGACTCGCGCCGTCAACGATCGCCCGGCGCTCCGCGACACTGCGCAGCTGGTCCGCGTGGATGTGGCGTGAAGGAGCAACCGAGACCGACACTGCGGCGCGTCTGCGTTCCCCGAAGACAGGCAAGCGCCTGCCGAAGGTTGTTCCGCGCGACGCCATGGATGCGGTTCTTCGCGGGCTGGGTGCTGCAGCCGCCGAGGGCGGTCCAACCGACGTGCGCGATCACGCGATCGTTGAGCTGCTCTATGCATCGGGGCTTCGCGTCTCAGAGCTGTGCGGTCTCGACATCGACGACATTGATCTCGACCGGCTCACCGTGCGCGTGACGGGAAAGGGATCAAAGCAGCGCATTGTTCCCTTCGGCGTTCCGGCTCAGTCGGCGATCATTGACTACCTCCGCGACGCCCGCGCCCACCTGCTCCGTCAGAGTTCGGCTCCGACGGCAGGAGACACCTCTGCCGTGTTTGTGGGAACTCGGGGAGCGCGCCTCAGCACTCGGTCGGCGTATACAGTGATCTCACGCATTCTCTCTCGTGTCCCGGCGGCAAGCGGGGTCGGCCCGCACACGCTGAGGCACACCGCCGCAACGCATCTGCTCGATGGCGGGGCAGATCTGCGTGCCGTGCAGGAGCTATTGGGCCACTCGAGCCTCGGGACAACGCAGATATACACTCACGTGTCTGCCGACCGTCTCAGAGAGAGCTATCGACTCGCCCACCCCCGCGCATAGCGTGCGATGAGAGAGGAAGAAGCACAGCTCTCTCGACCCCTCCAAAATAGATGAGCGGGTTCACGTACTCGCCGTGAACGCGCACGCCGATGTGCAGACAGTCGGATTCGCAGTGCGGCCCCGTCGTGACGGTGCCGATCACCTGTCCGCGTTTCACGCTCTCGCCCTTCGCGACGAGCGGAGTCACCGCCTCGAAGCTGCTCAGCACAGTGTCACTGTGCTCGATCGTGATCACCGGTCTGTTGACAACCGTGCCGGCAAAGAACACCGTTCCATCCGATGGTGCGCGAACCTGCTGATTCGCCGTCGCGGCAGCATCGATGCCTCGGTGTCCCTTTCCCCAGGGATCTGCCGGTGCCTCAAACGCTCGGGCAACGCGCCGTTCACCGTCCAACGGCCATTGCCACGTTGCGGCCGCTGTCGAGGGCGCGGGGGAAGGCGCAGCCGCGGCGGGGGCATGGGCAAACACCGCAGATACCCCGAGAATCACGGCGGCGACCGCAATGACACAGCGCGTTCTTCGTCGAGAGGAATGGGTTCTCATGCCCCGATTGTCGTCCCAGGGGAGTCGTTCATCTCACACGTCTGCCATGGTGTGCACGTCGACACACTCGCGTTCAGGTGTGGACGACAATTCAGACCCAGCCAGATGCTAGAATAACCGGAGCATCCCGTATGTCGGGATGACTACGCGTGCCCAATCGGCCTCCTCACCCAACGGTCTTCGCTCTGTGAGCGTTGTGGGTGTGTGCCGGGCACCAGGGAGTGCGATCACCAGTTCGCACCATCAACCGCCAAGACGCCGCACGGCGTCAGAGAAGGAGACACGGCCATGGCCGTCGTAACGATTCGCCAGCTGCTCGACAGCGGCGTGCACTTCGGGCACCAGACCCGTCGCTGGAACCCCAAGATGAAGCGCTTCATCTTCACCGAGCGTTCCGGCATCTACATCATCGACCTGCAGCAGTCGCTCGCGTACATCGACCGCGCATACGACTTCGTCAAAGAGACCGTTGCCCACGGCGGAAGCGTTCTCTTCGTCGGAACGAAGAAGCAGGCTCAGGAGTCCATTGCCGAGCAGGCCACGCGCGTTGGTCAGCCGTACGTCAACCAGCGTTGGCTCGGTGGGCTCCTCACCAACTTCCAGACAGTTTCGAAGCGCCTCGCACGCATGAAGGAGCTTGAGGAACTTGACTACGAGGATGCCTCGAAGTCGTCGTTCACGAAGAAGGAACTGCTGATCAAGAAGCGCGAGCTCGACAAGCTTCACAAGTCGCTCGGCGGAATCCGCAATCTCACGAAGACACCTTCCGCTCTGTGGATTGTCGACACGAAGAAGGAGCACCTCGCCGTTGACGAGGCGAAGAAGCTCGGTATTCCCGTCGTTGCCATCCTCGACACCAACTGCGACCCCGACGAGGTCAACTACCCGATTCCGGGTAACGACGACGCGATTCGCTCTGTGAGCCTGCTCACGCGCATCGTCGCCGACGCCGCAGCAGAGGGTCTCATTCAGCGTCACCAGAAGCCTGCCGAGGGTTCTGAGCAGGCCGAGCCGCTCGCCGAGTGGGAGAAGGAACTTCTCACTGCCGAGCAGGGCGAATCCACGACCGAGTCCACCGAAGAGTCAGCCGAGCAGAAGGCCGAAGCTCCTGCTGCTGACGCAACCGAGGCTCCTGGCGCTGAGGCAACCGAGGCTCCCGCTGCTGCCGAGGCTCCTGCCGCTGAGGCAACCGAGACTCCTGCTGCAGAGGCTCCCGCCGCCGAGGCAACTGAGGCTCCGGTTGACGAAGCTGCCGAAGAGGCACCA contains these protein-coding regions:
- a CDS encoding tyrosine recombinase; the encoded protein is MDIAAAREEFIDYVRVERNFSAQTARAYASDLNAFVQWAAARALIDTRDVELDNYRDWLWKMSNDGLAPSTIARRSATLRSWSAWMWREGATETDTAARLRSPKTGKRLPKVVPRDAMDAVLRGLGAAAAEGGPTDVRDHAIVELLYASGLRVSELCGLDIDDIDLDRLTVRVTGKGSKQRIVPFGVPAQSAIIDYLRDARAHLLRQSSAPTAGDTSAVFVGTRGARLSTRSAYTVISRILSRVPAASGVGPHTLRHTAATHLLDGGADLRAVQELLGHSSLGTTQIYTHVSADRLRESYRLAHPRA
- a CDS encoding murein hydrolase activator EnvC family protein, which produces MRTHSSRRRTRCVIAVAAVILGVSAVFAHAPAAAAPSPAPSTAAATWQWPLDGERRVARAFEAPADPWGKGHRGIDAAATANQQVRAPSDGTVFFAGTVVNRPVITIEHSDTVLSSFEAVTPLVAKGESVKRGQVIGTVTTGPHCESDCLHIGVRVHGEYVNPLIYFGGVERAVLLPLSSHAMRGGGRVDSSL
- the rpsB gene encoding 30S ribosomal protein S2, with product MAVVTIRQLLDSGVHFGHQTRRWNPKMKRFIFTERSGIYIIDLQQSLAYIDRAYDFVKETVAHGGSVLFVGTKKQAQESIAEQATRVGQPYVNQRWLGGLLTNFQTVSKRLARMKELEELDYEDASKSSFTKKELLIKKRELDKLHKSLGGIRNLTKTPSALWIVDTKKEHLAVDEAKKLGIPVVAILDTNCDPDEVNYPIPGNDDAIRSVSLLTRIVADAAAEGLIQRHQKPAEGSEQAEPLAEWEKELLTAEQGESTTESTEESAEQKAEAPAADATEAPGAEATEAPAAAEAPAAEATETPAAEAPAAEATEAPVDEAAEEAPEAPAAEADEAAAADDAK
- the dprA gene encoding DNA-processing protein DprA; the protein is MTPDDVGNNAPAIENARDEAERRAREHWLGIVEPGDSTAHSVIGALGASTALELVSAGASARDIVDVLVEHVDAGAEFIDDLVDLVSDGLKRWSGRLGAIDVDAVRRSAAACGARFVIPADSEWPWALDDLGEHAPLGLWVRGALGTFPDRSVALVGSRNSTGYGEHVTVEIASGLVSRGLGVVSGAAYGIDGHAHRAALASRGETIAILAGGVDRPYPAGHTELIERVATHGALISEVPCGSPPTKWRFLQRNRLISALATATVVVEAGWRSGSLNTAAHAATLGRPLGAVPGPVTSATSAGCHRLLRDNGATCVTTADDVAELAGVSGDGDLLQPLRDWTQTRVLDAMTSRRSRSVDEIATLSGLDHDSVRASLGALDVLGDVRHSANGWIMS